The genome window AACCAGCTACTTTCCAAATTTTACGTACGTTTGCTTTCTTTTGCTCTTCCATTGAAAGCGTAGAATCAACATTTGCCATAATATAAGGTGCGTTAGTTTTGTTAGACTAAGTAGAAGAATGTAAATACGAATACCCAAACAAGGTCTACAAAGTGCCAGTAAAGACCTACTTTCTCAACCATTTCGTAATGACCTCTTCTCTTGTAAGTACCCACTACTACATTATAGAAAATAATGATATTGATGATCACACCAGAAGTAACGTGCAATCCGTGGAATCCTGTAATGAAGAAGAATAAATCAGCGAAAAGCTGTGGTCCATATTGGTTTTCTAAAAGGTTTGCTCCAAAAATTTGGATACCATCACGCATTACACCTGCATCAGAACCATGAATGAAGTGAGACCACTCCCAAGCCTGACATCCTAAGAATGTAGCACCACCTACGATAGTCCAAAGCATCCATTTCTCAACTTCTTTATGAGCGTTTCTGTTACCAGCCTCTACAGCCAATACCATAGTCACACTACTAAGAATCAAGATAAAGGTCATTAAACCTACAAATACCAATGGCATATCTACTCCATGGAAGAATGGAAATGCGTTAAATACCTTTTCAGGAATTGGCCAGTATAAGTCTTGTGAAGAAGTCGCAAATTCAAAAGCAGAATAAGCACCTTCATAAGCTGGATGCATATAACGGATAATTCCGTACGTAATCAAAAGTGCAGAAAACGTAAAAGCATCCGATACTAGAAACCACCACATCATCAATTTTCCGTAGCTTGCCTTAAATGGCTCAGCCGCACCATCCCAATGTGTCACTTTAGGCTTCTTTCCAACAGTAACCGTCGACATATAAAAAAAAGTTTTAGAGTTATGAGAATTAGAGATATCTATTGGTTTTAACTAAAAGCTTATCTCAATGCTACAAAAGAACGAGGCTTTTAGGTAATTGTCAATATTTTTTAATGACTTTTATTATCTTTTTTTCGATTTGGCCCAAAAAAATTATCGTTTGAGCAACAAAAAGACATATAAAAGCACCCAAAGTCCACCCAAGAAATGCCAGTAAGTTGCACACATCTCGATGTTTAGGATTCTTTTGGCATTAACATTATTAGATTTTACTACTGATCTTACCTGGAAGAAGACAATTAACAAATAAATCAGTCCAGTGATCAAGTGAAAAGCATGAACGCCTGTAAGAACATAAACAAACGATCCTGCTGGATTGGCAAATGAGAAGTGAACTTCAATATTTACTAGATCAGTCCAACCCATCCATTGAAGAGCAAGGAACAATGCCCCAAGTAAGAAAGTAACACCAACTCCTAAAGCTGTTTTCTTTGCATCATTTTTCTTTGCTTGTGCAACACTCCATTGCATGGAAAGACTACTCAATGCAATTACAGCTGTACTAGCGTATAATATATTTGGTAAATCAAAAACTAACCATTCACCTTCTGCCTGTCTCACGATATACGCTGAAATAAAGGCGGCAAAAAGCATCACGATACTTACAATAAGAAGCCATAGTACAAACTTTTTAGGATGTACTCCTTGAGATGTTGTCGTTGCAGTCATATTATCAGTTGTCATTGTGATTTCTTTTTTGTTTATACTTTATCAAGTACATAAATAATTTGTACGAGTGGCAGGTAAAATACCGATGCCAACATAATATTTCGAGCATCTTTGAAGCCTTGCTTCAACATCAGCTTTATATCAAAATAAAGGATTCCGAATACGCCAACGGCAGCAACTAAAGCCGAAATTGGGCCACTGATACCAATCGTATATGGCATGATAGCCAAAGGAATAAGTACCATGGTGTAAATCGTGATGTAAAAGGCTACATTAAAACCTTTTTTACCATCGTAAGGAAGCATTTGAATTCCCACTCTTTTGTAATCGTCATCTCCCATCCAAGCGATAGCCCAGAAATGAGGAAACTGCCAGATAAATTGGAAGCCAAACAGAATCCAAGCTGCAGCAGTAATTTCATTTGAATACGCTACCCATCCGATCATAGGTGGTAATGCACCCGGAAATGCACCAATCAATACACAGAAAGGAGAAACTCTTTTCATAGGTGTATAGACAAATGAATAAAGGATATGCGATAATACTGATAGTTGCATAGTCAGAGGGTTTGTCAAAAACCACAACACCGCAGAACCCACAACCAATAATAAAACAGCATAAATACGAGCCTGATTAGCACTCATTTTACCTGAAGGAATCGGACGATCTTTGGTTCTCTTCATCAAAGCGTCTGTATCTTTCTCATAAACTTGATTAAAGATATTCGCGCTTGATACAACTAAGAAACTACCAATGATAAGCCCTAAAAATGCTGTCAAGGAAAAATCACCACTTTGGTAGGCAAACAAGTAGCCGAAAGCACCCGAAAACACTACCGTAGTTGTCAGTCTAAATTTTAAGATTTGCCAATACGCTTTCCACACACCTGAAGATGAAGATGTGTCTTTTACGATTTGCTCCTCTATAATATGTTCTTCATTTAACGTTACCATATAAATGTTCTTTCAGTCTCAGCTATGACTTTCAAATTCCCATCGACATTTATTAGAAATAACTGATTAAAGCTCTTTTGGTTAACAAATAACTTCTGATTGAATAGTTGAATTGGCTTATACCGTTTCAGCTACTCGATTTGAAACTTGACTCACTTTCTGTTGAGAGAAATTGAATAGCAGTTTCATATAGAATTGTGCACTTAAAATCATTACAGCCATCAAAAGGTGTAATGGTTGTGCAAATTTTGGCATTCCTAAATATGTAAGTGCAACACCTGTCGCGATCTCTAAAAAGAGCAATACACCAATAGCCTTAGCGACAACTAAGATTCTTTGATCATTTGTATTCTTAAAAAGACCTCTGATCAACAATACATTTACAATTAGTAATAGAATACTGAAAGACCTATGAATATAGAATGGAACACCAAGCTCTTCTATCCACATATTTCTGTTTTCAGTTCCCATATTCTCAGCTACTACATCTACTAGCTCTCGAACTTCAATACCTAATGAAATTTGAATTGCAGACAATACACCCGCTACAAGTAAGAATGAGTTTAGCTTCTTGTATCCTTTCAATTCCTCTGCTTTCCAATTTGGTTTGTAAGATCTGTAAAGCGCATAGATCAAAGATAGTACTACACCTATTGCTCCAATCATGTGTCCACTTATGATGACAGGCTTTAGATTGTTTGCCACAACCACTGAACCTAACCAAGCATTGAATCCAATCAAAAAGAAAGCTAATAGTGTAAAGAAGAATACTACCTTATCTTTTTTGAGGTAAGAAGTTGAGAAAATAAGTGTGATGAAT of Sediminitomix flava contains these proteins:
- a CDS encoding cytochrome c oxidase subunit 3, which encodes MTTDNMTATTTSQGVHPKKFVLWLLIVSIVMLFAAFISAYIVRQAEGEWLVFDLPNILYASTAVIALSSLSMQWSVAQAKKNDAKKTALGVGVTFLLGALFLALQWMGWTDLVNIEVHFSFANPAGSFVYVLTGVHAFHLITGLIYLLIVFFQVRSVVKSNNVNAKRILNIEMCATYWHFLGGLWVLLYVFLLLKR
- a CDS encoding cytochrome c oxidase subunit 3, yielding MSTVTVGKKPKVTHWDGAAEPFKASYGKLMMWWFLVSDAFTFSALLITYGIIRYMHPAYEGAYSAFEFATSSQDLYWPIPEKVFNAFPFFHGVDMPLVFVGLMTFILILSSVTMVLAVEAGNRNAHKEVEKWMLWTIVGGATFLGCQAWEWSHFIHGSDAGVMRDGIQIFGANLLENQYGPQLFADLFFFITGFHGLHVTSGVIINIIIFYNVVVGTYKRRGHYEMVEKVGLYWHFVDLVWVFVFTFFYLV
- a CDS encoding COX15/CtaA family protein is translated as MREVNSDPKGRRFRRMALITLGAVFFLFLVGSIVRTTGSGMGCPDWPKCFGEYIPPTDISQLPSDYKTKFAVQGKEIADFSAFKTWTEFINRLVGATIGILIFITLIFSTSYLKKDKVVFFFTLLAFFLIGFNAWLGSVVVANNLKPVIISGHMIGAIGVVLSLIYALYRSYKPNWKAEELKGYKKLNSFLLVAGVLSAIQISLGIEVRELVDVVAENMGTENRNMWIEELGVPFYIHRSFSILLLIVNVLLIRGLFKNTNDQRILVVAKAIGVLLFLEIATGVALTYLGMPKFAQPLHLLMAVMILSAQFYMKLLFNFSQQKVSQVSNRVAETV
- the cyoE gene encoding heme o synthase; its protein translation is MVTLNEEHIIEEQIVKDTSSSSGVWKAYWQILKFRLTTTVVFSGAFGYLFAYQSGDFSLTAFLGLIIGSFLVVSSANIFNQVYEKDTDALMKRTKDRPIPSGKMSANQARIYAVLLLVVGSAVLWFLTNPLTMQLSVLSHILYSFVYTPMKRVSPFCVLIGAFPGALPPMIGWVAYSNEITAAAWILFGFQFIWQFPHFWAIAWMGDDDYKRVGIQMLPYDGKKGFNVAFYITIYTMVLIPLAIMPYTIGISGPISALVAAVGVFGILYFDIKLMLKQGFKDARNIMLASVFYLPLVQIIYVLDKV